One window of the Endomicrobium proavitum genome contains the following:
- a CDS encoding 2-oxoacid:acceptor oxidoreductase family protein, producing the protein MKNEIIVAGFGGQGVLLAGTLVAQAALEQKLHTTWFPSYGAEMRGGTANSTVVVSSEEIGSPLAFNPNALIALNEPSLDKFMPRMTDDAVIIANSSIISENKKYRVRPYFVPVTDIADKEIQNVKTANMVAVGALVKALELCASRECRIESEILNINSVFKAVEKAFAAKPKLIDVNKKAVQAGYNFIKDK; encoded by the coding sequence ATGAAAAATGAAATAATAGTTGCCGGGTTTGGCGGGCAGGGAGTGTTGCTTGCGGGAACGCTGGTTGCTCAAGCGGCGCTTGAACAAAAGCTGCACACTACGTGGTTTCCGTCTTACGGGGCAGAAATGCGCGGCGGAACGGCAAATTCTACGGTTGTAGTTTCAAGCGAAGAAATAGGTTCTCCGCTTGCTTTCAACCCTAACGCTTTAATAGCTCTTAACGAACCGTCGCTTGATAAATTTATGCCAAGAATGACCGACGACGCCGTAATAATAGCCAACTCGTCAATAATAAGCGAAAACAAAAAATACAGAGTGCGTCCTTATTTTGTTCCGGTTACCGATATTGCCGATAAAGAAATACAAAACGTTAAAACCGCAAACATGGTTGCCGTCGGAGCGTTAGTAAAAGCTCTTGAACTTTGCGCATCGCGCGAATGCAGAATTGAAAGCGAAATTTTAAACATAAACAGCGTTTTTAAAGCCGTAGAAAAAGCGTTTGCCGCAAAACCAAAGCTTATAGACGTAAATAAAAAAGCGGTTCAAGCCGGGTACAATTTTATTAAAGACAAATAA